Below is a window of Pyrobaculum aerophilum str. IM2 DNA.
CCGCCCCACTCCACAACCACGCTGCCAATCGCCATCGTCCTTCCCTTGTTTTCAGCAACTATTATGGCGTCTGGATAGGGGTACGCCACGTAGGTGAGAGTCAGGGAGTGGCCGATATAAGGCAAATACGCCTTTTTCACATAGCGCCTCACAGAGAACGGCCCAATCTTATCAACTATCCTCCCCCACTTGACGTTTACTGCGTCTATAAACTCAACGTGGCTCTTAAGCCACAGCGGTAGGCCCCTCGCCTCTCGCTTATACTCAACGCCAAACACTCTGGAGATCTCCGCCCCGAGCCAGTCGTAAAGGTCGACATACGGTCTTAACGCCTCCTCCACTTCCTGCGCCGCAACGATCCGCTCGTCGAATTCGCTCCCCACGCGGCCGATGACCGTAGCGGCCTCCCCCTTGACTATAATAGTCGCCTCTTGGAAATCCCTCCAGGGGGCGCAGAGAGGCACCACGAGTTCCACGCGTCTCAGAACGAAAATGTTTAAAAAGAGGTGGGCTCCTAAGCCAACCGTGCCAACCTTCAAGCTTGTGCTCTCAGACCCAATGTCGGGGAAGGCAAGGCAGTTTGAGATAAAAGACCCGCTGGCGCAGAGATTTATTGGCTTGAAAATAGGCGATGAATTAGACGGCGTTATTCTCAAAGACTTAATTGAATTGCCTAAGGGCGCGAAGATAAGAATTACCGGCGGGAGCGGCATTGAGGGCGCGCCCATGCACCCAGGCGTTCCCGGGCCCGTGAAAAAATACATATTGGCAGACGGTCCCCCTGGCTACTGGCCGCCCAAGAAGGGGATGAAAAAGAAAAAGCTCGTCCGGGGCAATACAATATCAGACTCCATTGTACAAATTAACGCCGTGATTGTATATCCAAAGGACTACACGGGTCCCCCCGCAATACCCCTGGGCGCGAAGGAGCTGGAAAAAGAGAAGAAGGCCGAGGAGGCTCCCGCGCAGTAGTTATTTTACAATAGACTTGGCAATTATTAAAGTAGTCGTGCTTTTAATCTTCGGAAGCTTTCTAATCTTTTCGCTAATAAGCTTTCTCAAATTCTCCGCGGTGTCGGTTGATATTTTCGCCACCAAATCGTACGGCCCGTAGACTATCATCGCCTCTTTAACCTCCGGCATTTTAACAAGAGCCTCCATGACTTCATCCTCAGCGCCAATCTCTGTGTTTATGAACACAAACGCCTCAACCATATTGAGAAGTTGCAAATATGTTTTTAAATATTTACGGACGGCGTTCATTGAAATAAAAACGAAGCCTAAAGCGATGGAGTTTGGAGCTTACGACTCAGGCTCCCTTAAAGAGATCTCAATAGAGTTAAGGCTTGTAACTGCGTTTGTGGGAGTATACCGCTAAATCCGTTTGCACCGCTGGAGCGTTCTCCACGAGTAGATGTGTGGGTCGAAATAGTAGTTGCCGTTGTGAGATGTGCACAGGGAGTTCTGGATGTGTTACTCGGCCTTTTCAAAGATATTGGGTTTTAACATTGTAGTTATGGGCGACGCCGTGTATGATGCAGGCGCTAGTTACAAGCACTTATCCTCTATGGTGAGGTCGCTCCTTGAGATAGGGAGGTCGGGAGGGCGTGGAAACATCGTTCTGGGGGGCCAGAGGCACATCTTCACGGTGACGCAGTTTACTGGCTAGCCAAGTTCATTTACAGCCAAGCCTCTAAGGGCAGGGGGTTCCTCATGACAACTAACAGCTATTTATTAGCCGCGCGGTTGGCGCTATTAGCCGCGCGCCCAGGGCCACAAAAGCTAGGCGTGGAGATACATAACGGGAAGCCGCCCGACAGATTCAAGCTTAGAGCCATCGGCGACGCTTTTATTGAGGAAATCAACATAAGCCAGGGCGAAATCGACATGGACGAAGTTACTGGAGGAGCTGAACAAGGCCCTTTCCGCCCTCAGAGGGGCTTGTGCGCTGCGAACCAGTTGATAAAGTATAGGCAATTGGCGGGGATTCCACGAGGGATTAGCATGCGGCGCAATATGCGACTGCGCCTCAGTGGAGTGTAAAACATCTCTGGGGATTGACAGCGATAGAGACAACTGAGTCATTGCATTTCACCGCTCCGGCCCGATAAAAGCACAAGGTGCGCGTAGTTTTGTGCTACTAGAAGATGAGGGTGCCGGGCGTTACGTAATTCAGTATTACAAGAGGGAGCTACGGGTGGATGTAGAGCTTAATACCTCCGATTGTCAATCAGCTAAAAGAAGTGGTGCGGGGGGTGGGATTTGAACCCACGCAGGCCTACGCCACAGGGTCTTGAGCCCTGCCCCTTTGGCCTGGCTCGGGCACCCCCGCCAATTTTCCCTTTCTCCTAAGGTTTAAAAGTTTATCGCCGTTAAGAATCGCAATGCTTTCAAAATGATCGCGTGTTTCCGCGTCCCTCTTATACGGCCTTTGTCCGCGCCCAGGGTATTGCGCAATTGCAAGGCTCTGCAGACGGCTGATAGAAAGAGCATTTGATTTAATGGGCGTTGGAAAAAAAGCCCTGAGCCGCCGCGCGCGGGTTGCCGCGCCTCCCAGTGTGGCTTGCTGTTTTTTGACGTTATTTTCTCCTCGATTTTAAATACTCCTCCAGGGCTTTTAGTTCGTCCTCGCGGAGGTACTGGCGGTATTGGAAAAGCCACTGACGCGCTTGATCGTCTGGAACGTACACATAAAGGATATCGCCTTCTTTTATCTGGCGGCCCACGATTACGTCTCCATGGATCGAAATGGCTACCTCGTCTCCCGCCGCGGCCTCATTAATTGCTCTGCCGGTTTTCTGTATCTGCATTATCCTCCCCACCTCTCTCCCGTCTTTCACCAGAGTGACTCCTGGTTTTATAGTCCCGGCGAGTACCTTAACTCCCACTATAGCCGGATCGCTGCGCCTGAAGACAAAGCCCGGCAGTATTTGAATTTTCCCCGGCCTCGTCAGCTGGGACAGTATCTGTTCAATTGTCTTCGTCCTCACCTCTTGAGACCATTTAATATACTCGTCAAATATGCGGTATAGTATCTCCCCCGCGATTATTTTAATGCCAGATGACATAGCCTCTTTTTCGACCTCTGGGGGCGTTTTCACGTTGAAGGCCAATATGACGCCGTATATGGGGTTTTTCCTCCTGCTCAACACCGCCTCTACTACGTCTTTATGAGTGGGCGGGCCTACGTCGGCTTTTCTCACGGGCACTCCCTGTTGCCTCAAGAAAAGGACTATGCTCTCAAGAGTGCCGAAGGTATCCGCCCTGACTATAACGCCCTCTTTGTCAGACTCAATTCTTATCTCTGAGATCTCCTCTTTTACTAAGTTGCACGCGTTGGGGATCTCCCGGGGGTCCCACACTGCAATTAAAGGCGACCCGGCCACGACGCCCTCTAATCCGTCTGCCACAACGCGGACGCCGGCGGCGGCCTTGACCTCCTCTACTGCCATGAATTTATCCTCTGGGTCTCTCATCTCCTCCAGCGGCTTTGGCATAATTAACATCCTCACCCTGGCCTCCTTAGGCCCCTCAAGGCTTGCGGTGACTAATACATCCCCCTTCCTCAGCGTCCCGTCGTAAAGAATGACGTCCGCAACAACGCCGAGGCCTCTCTCTTCCTTTACCTCCATCACAACCCCCTTGGCGGGCCCCTCTCGCACTTGTAGCCTCTCTCTCGGTATAAACCGCTGGCTCACACCTGCCAGGACTAATAAGAGGTCGGCGATGCCTTCCCCAGTGACGGCGCTGGTTGGCACTATGGGGACTTGTTTAGAGAAGTCGCGCACTCTGTCGTACCTATCCGCGTCTATCCCGTGGCGGGACAGCTCCTCTATTAACTTGCCGATTCTCTCCTCCAGCGTGGCCACGGCGTGCCACTCTTGGTCCTCCACGGCGAAGAGGAAGGGCCTGTTCTCCACAGACTTCCAGCCGTATATTCTGTCTAACTTATTCGCCGCTATTACAAAGGGCACTCCCCTGCTCTGGATTAATTTTAACGATTCAACTCCCTGCTCCTCAAGCCCCGAGGTTATGTCGACGACCAGAATCGCCAAATCTGCCACAGAGCCGCCCCTCTTCCGCAAGTTAGAAAAGGCGGCGTGTCCGGGGGTATCTATAAACAAAAAGCCGGGAATCCATATTCTCCCCCTCAGCCTGAGCCTGTCCACTAGAGGCCCGGCGAATTTCTCCACGGCGCTCCACGGCACAAAGCTCATGCCTATGTGCTGAGTAATCATCCCGGGCTCCCTGTAAGCCACGGAGGTGCCCCTAATCTTGTCTAACAGAAGCGTCTTCCCCACGTCCACATGTCCCATCACTACGACGAACGGCGAGCGGACTTGGGACATAAAAAAAGCTGGGCAGCGGTATATAATCCTTGCCCCACCGCCTGGGTTGTTGAGAAAAAAGAGGCTTCGCCGAAAATGGTAACCGCACCGAGGCAATGCCGGTAGAGGAGACCAGGGTGTACTCAAAGACCTTAGGCGTTTAGTCACTGGGGCAGTTGATGCTAAGTAATGAGCTTTGTTGTCGGATCGGCTTTCCTCTCCTCCACCGGTCTACGGCGTATTTCAGCGGTTTGAACCGGCGCAGGTCGTCTAGCTGGTCGGCTAGGAGATCCACACTGCCCCTCTTCGCCCTGCCAGTCAACGCCTTCAATACGGCGGCTTCTATGTCGTTTTTAACAGTTAACCACGCTGTTTCGAAGTAGTGCGTGGCCGTTGCCTCGCCCCTCTTTTCCCGTTTCTTCGCCAAGTACCACTCCATCTTCAACTGTTTCCTTTCTCCCCCAACCTCGTACTCCGCGATAATGCGCAGGCGGCAGTCCTCCCCGGCGCACTGGCTTACCGGCTGGCCGCCCTTAACGAATTCGTACTTCAGATCTACAACGCGGACAATTATATTGCCCTTGTCGTCGTAAACCGGTAGCGGAAGCTCCACCATCCCCTCCTCCCTCGCAGGCGTAAACGCTTCAATCAGCTTGTTAACGGCGTCATCGCCGTGTCTGCGCTTCAAAACGTCCTCAAGCTCCCTAATGAAGGGAAGATAGCGGCCGCATTCCGGTGATGCGTCTTGACGTCAATCCTCCCAACTGTTTCCTCAGCCAAGAAAGGCGGTTCAACAAAAGATTAATATGAGGCGGCAGGTTATAACGTGGAACTACCGCCTACACTTGTCGAAGCGTTAAGGAGGGGAGGCCTAGACGTTGGCCACGTGGTCGACGCATTGGCGAAGAGCCTTGATCCGCCCAGTTTAGCCAAGGCCCACGCCGAGCTCGCCGTGAGGGCATTTAGGGAGGGCTTGTCGCTCGTGGAGAAAGGCGACGTGGTTCAAGCCTGCGAGAAGCTGTACAAGGCTGTGGAGGAGGCGGTAAAGGCCTTGGCCATTGCAGGCGATCTCGAAGAGGCAAAAGAGGCGGCAGCCAGGGGGAGGTGGTCAGTCAGCCTTCTCGACAAAGCCGCCAGGCGCCTCGGCGACAGGGCATGGAGGGCGTGGACAGAGGGCTACTTCCTTCACGTAAATGGGTTTCATGAAGTGAGAATAGACATAACTGACGTAAAGGCCCGTCTGCCGATTATACAAGCATTAATCGTTGAAGTTGAGAAAATGTTAAGGGGGTGATCCCCACGATTGCGCACAGAACTTACTCTACTGGCCGCGCGCCTACTGCTGAGGAGCGCTGGCGGTTAGCTTATAAATATGAGAGTATGTAAAGACGTGGCAGAGGAAATTCTAAACAGAGAGTACGAAGTGGAGTACGAGGGGAGGAAGTATTTTCTCAGACCTGTAAAGGCTTGGGTTTTACAGCCTCCCGGCAAGCCCGGCGTCGTCGTCGCCTTGTTTAAACTGCCTAACGGGAAATCTATAAGGAAGGTTATTATGAGACTACCCCCGTGATTCCGTCAGCGCGTTTATTAACATCCTCGTCGTAATGTGCGACCGCTCTAGCGATTTCTCTAGAGACGCTATTATTTCAAGCTCCAGCGGCGTCTTTGCCCTTTCTCTCAGTTTTTTAATTTCGGCGAGGTGTTCTTCGTAGCGTTGGCACATATCTTCCAACGTCTTTATGACCTCCTCCAAGGGCTTAGATTCCCCCGTGTTTAGGCTAATCTCAGGCAGGGACAACACGTCGAGGAGTCTGAGCCTCAGATAGGTTTCTCTTATAATGCCGTCTACAAACTCCGCAATATAGTCTGATTTCACCGCGCTTTTAAGTTTCATAAGCTCAACGAGGTGGTGGAGCTCCTCGCTCCTGACTTTGTCCATGACAACTACCCGTTCCAGATATATATTTTTTAACCGTTTCAATTCAATTTATTTCTATGATTGGAAGTTTCGCCAAGACAAGCGTAGTCAAGGCCTTTCCCAATACCCCTATTAGAGACGTGGCGAAACTAATGGCGGAGAATAAAGTGGGCCTCGTGGTTTTAGTCGATCCCGCAGACCCTGAGAGAGTAGTGGGAGTGGTGTCTGAACGCGACGTGGTGAGGGCCGTGGCTTACGACGTTGATCTCAACGCCTCTGTAGATATCATAGCGACGAAGAGCGTTATAACTCTAGACTACGGCGAAAGCGTGGCTAAAGCCGCGGAGGTTTTTAGAAAATACGGCATACGCCACGTTGTGGTGACAAAGGGCGGGAAGCTCTACGGCGTCCTCTCTATAAGAGACTTGGTGCGAGAGGAGGCTATTTTAAAAGAAATAGCTGAGTATTATGAGTGGACCTTTGAACCGGGAATGTCGGCATGAGGCCAGGCGTAAGAGTTGTGGGGCTCGGCCCCGCTGGATCCGCCTTTCTTAAATTCTACGGCAGAGCCCATGGCGTAGACAGGGCGAGGCGTTACTTTAAAGCGTGCGGCGAGGCTGTGCCGGTCGAGACGCCGTTAGTCGACATGAAGTATGTAGTGGACAGAGTGAGGAGGTACAAATTCTTCTACTGGCAGAGGGAGGTGGGGGAGGTGGCCTACGCCAAGCCGCGGTGGTACGTTGTAAATAAGGCGGCTTGGGTTGACTCCATGAGGGTTGGGGCGGCCGGAGCGGGGGAGGCCGAGGTGTTAGTTAAGGCCGGGGGTCCATACCAGAGCCAGGGGGTGAAAATCACCGTGGCGAGGGCCTACGTAGACGGGGTGAGGCTGGAGGAGGAGACCGCCTATTTTATCTTCCCGCCTGAGTCCATAGGTTTTTACTGGATCTTCCCCCGCGGAGGCGTATACAACGTAGGCGCCGGCTTTATTGGCGTCGACAACCCGGTGCCCCTAATACACGAGTTTATTAAAAAATGGATTGGGGGCGGGCGGGTGTTGGAGGTGAGGGGGGCGCCTTTAACTGTGTTGCCTAACGTCGTGCTACACGACGGGGAGGGGTTTAGAATAGGAGAGGCGGCCGGCCTTGTATATCCTCTAACCGGCGAGGGGATTCGGCCCGGGATACTCTCGGCTAAAGCCCTCGCGGAGTCTCTAAACGCGAAAAACCCCCTGGAGTCGTATAAAAGGGCCGTGAGGCAGATAGTTAAACAAGTGGAGTTTCAAAAGAGGCTGTTAAAAACCGCGGAGAGGCTGTTAAATAAGGGGAGTTCTATCCTCGAGCTAGTAGACGACGCCGTACTCCGCCAGTATATAGAGGAAAACCTCTCGGCGAAGACGTTGTTCATCACGCTGGCTAAGAGGCCTGCCGCCGGAGTGAGGCTTGTTGCGGCTCTTGTTAAATAATCAGCGGCCTATGTTCTCTTCAAATTCCGCAGACCCGAGTTCCTCATCACTGTGCCAACCTCTCTGGGGTTTTAAAAATCATGAGGCATCGCCAAGCTTCCTCGCCAGTTTTGGCGCTATGGTGAAAATCTTCGGCATCACTAAACTAACAGGGGAAAACGGGTCTATGCCCATTTCTTTTAAGACGTTTGCCAGAGGGCCTAGTATTTCAGCGAGAGTTCTCATGGCCGCCCTGTAATCCGGCTTAAAAATTTTTGCGTAGCGCCGTAAAAAACTATATATCTCAGTATCCGGGAGTGGGCGTGGTTATAATAGCGTTGTTGTTAGTGGCCCTGGCGGTATTAATAGGCACGGCGCCGCTATTCGTTGAAAGACGTGTAGAGACGCTTCCCGTTGAGACCACGCCTTATGTAAAGGCTGAAGACGCGGTGGCTACTCTCCACAATTTGGCCGTGTTTTTCATATTACTCGTAGGGGCTACCGTAGTGATATACATATTGTTCTCAAAGAGGAAGTTGATGAATTTACTGCTTTATTTCATATGGTTTGTGCTGTCCGTTGGCGTGTTTCAATTCTACGTTATTCTGTACTTCCGGGCAGAACTGCTGGACGAGACAAACGCCTTGAGGCTAATGTGGGCCTCTCTGCTATTTGGCGTCTTTGTAGTTGTCCTATTGCACAAAAGGAGGGGGGATTTACTTCTTGGACTTCTAGGTGCCCTCGCCGGGGCCATGTTCGTCTGGCTTCTGCCCGACGCCACAATAGTGGCGTTGCTGACGGCCTTGCCCGTGTATGACTATATAATGGTGACTAAAGGCCTCCTGGGCCAGCTGGTGAAAAGGGCAAAGGAGGAGGCGGGAGGAGGCGGTAAAGGGGGAGAGAGGGGCGACACGCCGCTTTACGGCTTCGTGGTAAGGCTTAAGTCTTTGTCTTTAGGCGTTGGCGATTTTGTCGTTTACTCCATGGCGCTGACGTTTATCACAATGAAGCTATTACAATACGGCAGAGCCGTATCGCTAGTAGCCCTGGGAGTTGGCGTCGTTTTAATATACATAGGGCTTCTCTTAACTGTAAAAATATTTCTAAAGCGGTGGGGCTACGGGCCGGCGCTTCCCCTGCCCATACTTCTCCTCTCGCCTCTCATTATAGCGGCGTGGATTTCCGCTACGTAAATTAGCAGTGTTTCTGTAAGCTATAATACGGAGGGCAAGGGCCTTGGGGCGTCCTCATACGACTGCCGGAATGCGGCGTGGATGTCTGGGGCACGGCGCAGGGACATCGCTATACAGCTTTAATAGTGATTCATACTCGTTGCCGTGATTGAAATTAAGAGTCTCTACGAAGAGCTGAGGAGGTATGAACAGACAAAAGACGAAGTCGTCCAGCTGTCTATAAAAGTAGCCCGGCTCTCTAAAGCCGTGGTGTATTCTGCAATTAGGAGGGACTTCGCAGCGGCGGAGAAGGCGCTTAAGGAAATGGACGATGCCGTGGCGAAGTTGAAGAGATTGATTAACGAGTGGCCTATGTTTTACAACAGCGCAACGACTGGCTTACAGGAATACGTAGAGGCCACAGCTCTTTTCTACTATTTAAAAGAGGGGAGGATACCCAGCAAGGAAGAGCTCGGGGTAGACGTGTATGTCTATTTAATGGGCGTGGCTGAAATCGCAGGGGAGCTGGGGAGGGCGGCTACTGAGGAGCTGTTAAAGAAAAACGTCGAAACGGCAAAGCGGTTTAAAGACACCGTGGAGAAGCTGTATCTAGACCTTTTAGCCATGGAGCCTAGGGATTACGAGCTGAGGAAAAAGGTAGATTACGTTGGGTCGCAGGCCAATTGGCTTGCGGAGAAGCTGTTCTACGCCACGACTTGCAAACAGGGGGAAAGTTAAATAACCACGCCATAATAATGGCATGGAATACGTAGAAGCTCTGTTGCGCGAGCTCGGCGTAAAAGTCCGGGATCTCGAGAGCGTCAAGAGGCAGGTGGAGAAAATTTTGAGGGGGTTGCAATTACTATGAATGTGGAGAAAAGGATAGAGCTGGCCAAGAGGCGAGCGGATTTGAATTACTTCATCTATCTAAACGAAAAGGCCGTGTATGAGGTGGAGGCTGTCGAAAAGGCAGGCCGTTGCGGAGCTCTCTGCGGACTGGCCGTGGCCGTTAAAGACAACATAGAAGTGGCGGGCATGCCGATTACAAACGGCGCGCCGTATATGAAGAAAATGGCCGATAAGACCGCCCCGGTGGTGAGGAGGCTTATCGCAGAGGGGGCCGTGGTCATTGGCAAGACCAACATGCACGAGCTGGCCCTCGGCGCTACTAACGTAAATCCCCACTTCGGCCCC
It encodes the following:
- a CDS encoding chromatin protein Cren7; this translates as MAEEILNREYEVEYEGRKYFLRPVKAWVLQPPGKPGVVVALFKLPNGKSIRKVIMRLPP
- a CDS encoding NAD(P)/FAD-dependent oxidoreductase, whose product is MRPGVRVVGLGPAGSAFLKFYGRAHGVDRARRYFKACGEAVPVETPLVDMKYVVDRVRRYKFFYWQREVGEVAYAKPRWYVVNKAAWVDSMRVGAAGAGEAEVLVKAGGPYQSQGVKITVARAYVDGVRLEEETAYFIFPPESIGFYWIFPRGGVYNVGAGFIGVDNPVPLIHEFIKKWIGGGRVLEVRGAPLTVLPNVVLHDGEGFRIGEAAGLVYPLTGEGIRPGILSAKALAESLNAKNPLESYKRAVRQIVKQVEFQKRLLKTAERLLNKGSSILELVDDAVLRQYIEENLSAKTLFITLAKRPAAGVRLVAALVK
- a CDS encoding Lrp/AsnC family transcriptional regulator, whose translation is MVEAFVFINTEIGAEDEVMEALVKMPEVKEAMIVYGPYDLVAKISTDTAENLRKLISEKIRKLPKIKSTTTLIIAKSIVK
- a CDS encoding 30S ribosomal protein S6e encodes the protein MPTFKLVLSDPMSGKARQFEIKDPLAQRFIGLKIGDELDGVILKDLIELPKGAKIRITGGSGIEGAPMHPGVPGPVKKYILADGPPGYWPPKKGMKKKKLVRGNTISDSIVQINAVIVYPKDYTGPPAIPLGAKELEKEKKAEEAPAQ
- a CDS encoding CBS domain-containing protein; its protein translation is MIGSFAKTSVVKAFPNTPIRDVAKLMAENKVGLVVLVDPADPERVVGVVSERDVVRAVAYDVDLNASVDIIATKSVITLDYGESVAKAAEVFRKYGIRHVVVTKGGKLYGVLSIRDLVREEAILKEIAEYYEWTFEPGMSA
- the infB gene encoding translation initiation factor IF-2 — translated: MSQVRSPFVVVMGHVDVGKTLLLDKIRGTSVAYREPGMITQHIGMSFVPWSAVEKFAGPLVDRLRLRGRIWIPGFLFIDTPGHAAFSNLRKRGGSVADLAILVVDITSGLEEQGVESLKLIQSRGVPFVIAANKLDRIYGWKSVENRPFLFAVEDQEWHAVATLEERIGKLIEELSRHGIDADRYDRVRDFSKQVPIVPTSAVTGEGIADLLLVLAGVSQRFIPRERLQVREGPAKGVVMEVKEERGLGVVADVILYDGTLRKGDVLVTASLEGPKEARVRMLIMPKPLEEMRDPEDKFMAVEEVKAAAGVRVVADGLEGVVAGSPLIAVWDPREIPNACNLVKEEISEIRIESDKEGVIVRADTFGTLESIVLFLRQQGVPVRKADVGPPTHKDVVEAVLSRRKNPIYGVILAFNVKTPPEVEKEAMSSGIKIIAGEILYRIFDEYIKWSQEVRTKTIEQILSQLTRPGKIQILPGFVFRRSDPAIVGVKVLAGTIKPGVTLVKDGREVGRIMQIQKTGRAINEAAAGDEVAISIHGDVIVGRQIKEGDILYVYVPDDQARQWLFQYRQYLREDELKALEEYLKSRRK
- a CDS encoding haloacid dehalogenase encodes the protein MIEIKSLYEELRRYEQTKDEVVQLSIKVARLSKAVVYSAIRRDFAAAEKALKEMDDAVAKLKRLINEWPMFYNSATTGLQEYVEATALFYYLKEGRIPSKEELGVDVYVYLMGVAEIAGELGRAATEELLKKNVETAKRFKDTVEKLYLDLLAMEPRDYELRKKVDYVGSQANWLAEKLFYATTCKQGES
- a CDS encoding PaREP1 family protein, which produces MELPPTLVEALRRGGLDVGHVVDALAKSLDPPSLAKAHAELAVRAFREGLSLVEKGDVVQACEKLYKAVEEAVKALAIAGDLEEAKEAAARGRWSVSLLDKAARRLGDRAWRAWTEGYFLHVNGFHEVRIDITDVKARLPIIQALIVEVEKMLRG